In the Clostridium cellulovorans 743B genome, CATGCCTCCGAAACTTCTTAAATTATAATACCTCTTCTATACTAACTACATCATATCCAGCATCATCTATCGCAAATTTTATTTCTTCATCTTTAACGCTTTCTTCAGCATCAACTATAGCTGTTTTAGTATCTAACATAACTACTATGTCTTTTATACCTTTTATTTCTTCTAAAGCATTTGTAACATGGTTAACGCAATGATTACATGACATTCCTTCAATAACAATTTTCTTTTTCATAAAAATTCCTCCTCTTTAATTGTAAGTTTCATCTATTCTTCATTTATACAATAGATTTTCACATCCATTAATAATTTTGCTATATCATCGAAAGATAAGTAATTAGTTGAATTTCATCTTTGGAATATCTAATATAATTATTTTTTACTATAGTTATTCATTACCATATATTGTAAACTTTAATCTATAAATTTTGATAAAAGTTTCATAACTTCGTCTAATTTTTCGTCACCTTTATCATGAATTATCGCTTCCTTAACACAATGACTTAAATGTTGCCTTAAAATAAGTAAATTAGCTTTCTTAAGAAGGGCTTGTGCAGCCATTAACTGGTTAGATATATCAATACAATATCTTTCATCCTCTATCATCTTAATTATTCCTTCAATTTGTCCCTTTGAAGTTTTTAAAGCTTGTAGAACTTTTTTTCTCTCTTCGTTCATATACTGCCTCCTAGATAGTGTTCCTATACCTCCCCACCCCCTATACTGGGTGTGCCTATATATTACTCTTATATACTTCCAATGTCAATAGGACTCCTCTTCACCTTAATAGTTTTTTGTACTATTTATTTTATCCGGCTTTTAAGCGAAAAGCTGATTTCTGATAAACACAGAAATCAGCTTTTTCTTACTTAACTACTCTTATTAACTTCTATTTAGCAGACTCTTTTTTTCTTAAGATTATAACTGTTCCTATACCTAATACAATCGTACCTAAAGTTAATAATACAGTCATATCTATAGGTGAACCTGTTGTTGTTAATACTGGAGCCTCTACAATAGATTCAGCTAAAACAAAATTACTAAAGTGAGATGTTTCAAAGGTGAAAGTATTATTTGCACTATCAAATGTTCCTCCTAAGCCTTCAAATTTATTTGTACTATCATTATAGTAATAACTTGCAAGCTTATTTGTATCTAATCCATTAATATCATCAGCAGTTAATTTTAATGTAATAGTTGCTTTATTTCCATTATTAAATTGAATTATGTCTTGCAATTTATTACCATTACTGTCGTAAACAGCTGTAGTAAACTCAAATACCTTATTAACACCCTTTATCAATTGCAATATTGCATTATCTATCAATACGTTTTGTTTAATCGATAAATATGATCCTGGTGCAAATCCAGTATAATCTGCTATGCCTATTGGAAGTATAATATTACTATTTGGTGTAATAATTTCGAAGCTTCCTGCTCCGCCGTTTATTGCTGCTGTATTTACTCTTGTTTCTACAGAAGTAGCAGTGCTAGGTAACGGTGGTTCAACAAGGTTAGCTAAATCCTTATCTATTGTGTTCGAATCAATGGCTACAATAATAGAACCATTATCTTCAGCGATTACCCCATCAGCAATTACCTTTCCATCTTTCATAATTTTAGCACCTGTTGCTATATCTCCAACGACAATTCCGCGGCCATTTGTTCCAAGGTAAACACGACCATAAACCTTAGGATCACCTGTTATAGCAACATCTGTTGATCCATATTGGTGGGCATCATCATTAATTCTAATCCAAGTTTCTCCTTTATCATCTGATCTGAAGATACCACGTTTTCCACCGATTTGAGCAGAAGTGTATATTGTCATATAATCTTGACCAGTAGCTGCCATTCCAAAACCAATGGTATCAGCTTCTTCAACATTCGCAACCTTTGTGAACGTTGCACCTCCATCTGCTGAGTGCCACATACCGTAAAGTACTGGCTCATCTATAGTTTTATCTGGATTTGGAGTCTTTCCAGTTAACCAGATTTCACCTTCTTTACCTGCCATAGCTTTAAATTGTCCAGTGGTTGGTAATTCTGTTGCTGCACTTTCAGTAAATGTAACACCACCGTCCTTACTTATATAGAACTTTCCATCTTTAAAACCATAGAATTTATCTGGATTAACACGATCTGAATAAACCTTTGCCGCAGCTGGAAGACCTGTAGATTTAGTCCAACTCGTTCCTTTATTAGTTGTATAATAAGCTCCACTCATATTTTCAGCACTCCAAAGAATAGTGCCTCCATCAGCATTAACTGCAACAGTTCCTTTCTCTGCATAGGCATCGGAACCATTAACTGTTTCTTTAAAACTATTTGTAGGATATGTCCAAGTAGTTCCTCCATCAATTGAGTATTGAATATTTATGGTTGCACCAGCATTTGAAAATCCACCATTACCAACTCGCACTATCACTTGTGGGGATTTTTCTGCATAATCTATACTACTTGTATAAACACTAGATAATTTCTCTGGTACTACGTTAATATCTGTATGAACAAAGCCATTGACATCAAATAAACCACTTAAAAGCTGAACACCTGGCGTTGTAGGGCTAACTAATGCACTAACTGCTGTTTCTTCAATACCTTGACCTTTTACTTTTATATGCACTACTCCATCAGTTTTATCCCAATCTGTTAAATTGTCAGTTCCATAAACTGTTGCACCAGTTCCATATATCATCTTATTTGAATCAAATGGATCAATTCCAACATAATCAAGCATCCACCCTAGCTTTACATTGGTTTCTGGCATCGATTTATTTGCTCCCCAATCTAGCCATTTTGATGCTGAATAATCTATATCATAATGAAAATTACGTTCTGGATATGCTCCCCATTCCCAAATAGGTTTCCATGTTGCTCCACCATCAGTACTTCTATACATATTTTCATCCGGCCACCAAATGTTCAAAGTTGATACTACTATTGTATCTGGATTTTGTTTATCAACAGCAAGACCTCCGAAGCCAGCATTAATTGCTGCTCCACTAACAGGAGAAATATCTGTCCAAACACCTGTTTTTGTATCATACTTCCACAATTGTCCGTTATCACCATTATATGGACCAGCTCCATCAACATAAGATATATAAAGCATACCATTGGAAGCTAAAATACCGTGATGAGGAAGGAATCCTTCGACACTAGGTGAAGTCCAATCTGTTGGTCTGTGCGGTTGACCTGCAAGTGCTGTCCAAGTTGCTCCACTATCCGCACTATGATAAATAGAGTTACTATCATCAGCTACACCAACATAAATATCTTTTGA is a window encoding:
- a CDS encoding heavy-metal-associated domain-containing protein, yielding MKKKIVIEGMSCNHCVNHVTNALEEIKGIKDIVVMLDTKTAIVDAEESVKDEEIKFAIDDAGYDVVSIEEVL
- a CDS encoding metal-sensing transcriptional repressor, with the translated sequence MNEERKKVLQALKTSKGQIEGIIKMIEDERYCIDISNQLMAAQALLKKANLLILRQHLSHCVKEAIIHDKGDEKLDEVMKLLSKFID
- a CDS encoding WD40/YVTN/BNR-like repeat-containing protein, encoding MKRSLIKRISAIACAVVCAFTSGTQVSVNAQVATSGYKTQSYNWGNVQIVAGGYVPAIIFNEGEKDLMYARTDMGGAYRWDNAAGKWIPLTDWVSFDEWNLLGCESLAADPVETNRMYIAAGTYNNDWTKMNGYILRSQDKGNTFDRVELPFKFGGNMPGRGMGERLVIDPNDNKVIYFGARTGDGLWRSNDYGVTWSKVDNFPSVGTIKDYYGNEYGVLWVAFDTSSSTKGTPSKDIYVGVADDSNSIYHSADSGATWTALAGQPHRPTDWTSPSVEGFLPHHGILASNGMLYISYVDGAGPYNGDNGQLWKYDTKTGVWTDISPVSGAAINAGFGGLAVDKQNPDTIVVSTLNIWWPDENMYRSTDGGATWKPIWEWGAYPERNFHYDIDYSASKWLDWGANKSMPETNVKLGWMLDYVGIDPFDSNKMIYGTGATVYGTDNLTDWDKTDGVVHIKVKGQGIEETAVSALVSPTTPGVQLLSGLFDVNGFVHTDINVVPEKLSSVYTSSIDYAEKSPQVIVRVGNGGFSNAGATINIQYSIDGGTTWTYPTNSFKETVNGSDAYAEKGTVAVNADGGTILWSAENMSGAYYTTNKGTSWTKSTGLPAAAKVYSDRVNPDKFYGFKDGKFYISKDGGVTFTESAATELPTTGQFKAMAGKEGEIWLTGKTPNPDKTIDEPVLYGMWHSADGGATFTKVANVEEADTIGFGMAATGQDYMTIYTSAQIGGKRGIFRSDDKGETWIRINDDAHQYGSTDVAITGDPKVYGRVYLGTNGRGIVVGDIATGAKIMKDGKVIADGVIAEDNGSIIVAIDSNTIDKDLANLVEPPLPSTATSVETRVNTAAINGGAGSFEIITPNSNIILPIGIADYTGFAPGSYLSIKQNVLIDNAILQLIKGVNKVFEFTTAVYDSNGNKLQDIIQFNNGNKATITLKLTADDINGLDTNKLASYYYNDSTNKFEGLGGTFDSANNTFTFETSHFSNFVLAESIVEAPVLTTTGSPIDMTVLLTLGTIVLGIGTVIILRKKESAK